TACGATCACAGTTATCGCAACAGGACTTCATAATGTAGGAGGTACAGCTTCCAAATTAAAATCCAGACTGGAGAGCCAGCGCCCGGCAGCAAATGTGGGGCATACGGCTACACATACAGGACATGCTTCTGCATATGACAGACAGCCGGTTCGCCAGCAGGCAGCTCCAAAACTTGATATGAGTATGGGATCTGTGAACAGAACAGTGGAAGAGCCGGAAGTTCCTAGAAGAACAGTTGGAGGAACATCACCTTCCATGGAGACACCGAGAACTCCGACAAGCCGTGTAAAAGAGCAGTCTATCAAGATTCCGGATTTTTTTAAAAAATAGGAATTCATATTAGAATACAAGATTGAATGAATAAAAGAGTCAAAGAAACGAATAAGTTTCTTTGACTCTTTTTGTATATAATAGGAAATTGCATTTCCTATTATATACAAAAAGCATCCGGCAGGATGCGCATTGCGGCGTACAATGATGATGTCGCAAACGACTGCCGCAGGCGCCAGAATATGCCAAGGCACATTCTTTATTCATCATTGTAAAAATACATCGACAAAAAATTTGTTCATTTGTGGTAAATACATGAATTATGTCATATAAAATTACATGGCGAAAAAACATGGAAAAAGAAAGGATAATGCGTAAAATCCTGTCGTAATAAACTGAATTGTTTCTTTCATTATCTGACAAAATCTACGTGTGGTCACACGTATAATAAAATCACTCAAAAGTACAAAATCGATTGCGTATACAAGAGGAAGAAGGTGGAACATGCACTATGAGCTGTACATAGATCTGTTTTTTCTTATTAATTTTCTGATGGATTATTTCCTGTTATTAATGGTAGGAAAGATGCTTAAGTGCCGGATCAGACGTCTGCGAATTATTGCGGGAGCAATGGTCGGTGCGTTTCTGACTTGCATATTTGTGGTCTTTTTGCGAGGAAAGATATGGAGGCTTGTGTTGTTTCACGGAGTCATGAATATGTGTCTGTTGAAAACAGGACTTGGGATAAAAGAAAAACGTACTCTGATAAAAGCATGGATATTGCTGTATGTCAGTGCATTTTTACTGGGCGGTATACTGAATGTATTTCAGCCATACGTTCGTGGAGGTGCAGTGTTTTTAATACTTGCATTTGCAGGATATCATCTTTGTCTTGGAATATGGGATTTGCTGGCTTATTTTCATAAAAATATGGCTGGCTCCTGTAGAGCCAGGCTGTATCAAAACGGAAGAGAATGTGAGATTTATGCCATTATTGACACTGGAAACAGGTTGCGGGATTCGTTGACGGGAAGACCGGTTCATGTAATTACAGGAGAGATAGCCCAAAAACTTGGCTGCACAGATTTTTCAAGTAAACGTGTAATCACCTATCAGAGTATTGGAAAGGAAAATGGTACGATGCCGATCCTTATGCTGGATTGTTTGTGTTGCCGGTGTGAAAAGGAAGAAAAATGGGTGGAAAAACCACTTGTGGCAGTCAGTGAGAGACAGAAGCTTTCCAATGTATATGACATGATCTTGAATCCTGATGATTTATAGCAGGCAGAAGAATAAATCGGACATTGAAAAATGTATTTATAGTCATTGTCGAAGTAAATAGTGGATTTAATATGGAAAGACATCTGTGAAAATGGAAGCTATGAAATGACTGATAAGTAAATAAAAAAGTTAATTTGTAAATGGAGGAATAGATATGTTAATGAAAGCAGTTATGCCCAAAAAGTTTCAGTTAAACGTAATTCCGGATTTTCGGACATTTTTATTTCCGGACGGAGGAGAGATACACTATATCGGAGGGTCAGACATTTTGCCTGCACCGTTAGAAGCAGATGATGAGGCGAGAGCAATCGGTTATCTGGGAAGTGCACATGACGAAGAGGCGAGGAAACTTCTGATAGAACATAATTTGCGCCTGGTCGTTTATATAGCGAAAAAATTTGATAATACTGGTATCGGAGTGGAAGATCTTATTTCCATCGGAACAATTGGATTGATTAAGGCAATTAATACATTTAACCCGACGAAAAATATAAAACTTGCGACCTATGCTTCCCGCTGTATTGAAAACGAGATTTTAATGTATCTGCGACGTAATAATAAAACGAAACTGGAAGTGTCAATCGATGAGCCGCTGAATGTGGACTGGGATGGAAATGAACTCTTGCTGTCAGATATTCTGGGCACGGAGGAGGATACGATTTATAAGGATCTGGAGCAGGAGGCAGAGAGGAAGATTCTGATAAAAGCACTGAATCTGTTGTCAGCAAGAGAACGTTCCATCATACAGATGCGCTTTGGTATCGGAACTGTGGACGGGGAGGAAAAGACGCAAAAAGAGGTGGCAGATCTGCTGGGGATTTCCCAGTCCTACATATCCAGACTTGAGAAAAAAATTATGGTGCGCCTGAGAAAAGAAATGGTGAAGTATTCCTGAAAAAGTGGTAGAATGAAAATAAAAAGGGGATACGTGTATGAAGCTTACTTTTATAGGAGCGGACCACGAAGTGACAGGCAGCTGCCACCTTGTTGAGGCCTGCGGAAAGAACATTCTGGTAGACTGCGGTATGGAGCAGGGGCCAGATCTTTACGAGAACCAGGAAATCCCGGTTGCATCGGGAGATATAGATTATATTCTCCTGACGCATGCACATATCGATCACTCCGGAAAGATTCCGATGCTTTGCAAACAGGGATTTCATGGAGAAATCGTAACAACATTTGCCACATCAGATCTGTGTAATATCATGCTGCGTGACAGTGCCCATATTCAAGAGTTTGAGGCGGAATGGCGGAATCGTAAAGCAAGGCGAAGCGGCGGACCGGAATATGAGCCGCTCTATACAATGGCGGATGCCGATGCAGCGATCAAATTGCTGGCACCGTGTGATTATGATCAAAGAATTACACTGTGTGACGGAATAGATATTCGTTTTACGGATGTAGGGCATCTTCTTGGCTCTGCGGCAATCGAGATGTGGATCACAGAGGGAGACATTTCCAAAAAGATCGTATTTTCCGGAGATGTTGGAAATCTGGATCAGCCGATTATCAAGGATCCAAAGAAAGTGACAGAAGCAGATTATATTTTGATTGAATCTACATATGGAGACCGGGTGCATGGGGATGTAAGACCGGATTATGTCGGAGAGTTTACAAGAATTTTAAAGGAGACTTTTGACCGCGGAGGGAATGTGGTCGTTCCGTCCTTTGCAGTGGGACGTACACAGGAGCTTCTGTATTTTATCCGTGAGATCAAGGAGAAAAACTTGTTGCCGGACTATCCGAATTTCGAGGTTTATGTGGATAGCCCGTTGGCAATTGAAGCAACGAACGTATTTAATAAGAATGTAAAATCCTGTTTTGACGAGGATGCACTTGCGATTATTGAGAAAGGAATCAATCCACTTGTTTTTCCGGGCTTAAAAACAACGATTACAAGTGATGAGTCCCGGATGATTAATTTTGATACAAAACCGAAGGTTATCTTATCGGCATCAGGAATGTGTGAGGCAGGACGAATCCGCCACCATTTGAAGCACAATCTGTGGAAAAAAGAAAGTACGATCTGTTTTGTAGGATATCAGGCGGTAGGAACACTGGGGCGAAAGCTGATTGAGGGTGCGGAATGCGTCAAGCTTTTTGGTGAGACAGTCGAAGTCAATGCGAAGATTGAAAGTCTGAAAGGTATTAGCGGACATGCAGACCGGAACGGACTTTTAGACTGGTTGTCAGGATTTGAGAACACACCGCAGCATGTATTCGTAGTTCATGGTGAAGATCAGGTTACGGATACATTTGCAGAAGCAATTACGGAAAAGTTTGGCTGGCCGGCCATGGCACCGTATTCCGGAGGATGTGTGGATCTTGCTACAGGTGAAATCCTGTCAGTTGGAATTAAAGAACCGAAAAAGGCAGTGGAAAAACCAGCACAGATCCGTAAGCAGAATGCATTTTACAGAGTGGTCGCAGCGGCAAAGAGACTGCTTGATGTGGTATATAAGAATGAAGGACTTGCAAACAAAGAACTGATGAAGTTCGAGAATCAGATTAATAATCTGGCAGACAAGTGGGACAGATAAGAGTGTCAGATTTGGCAAAATAATCAGACCTATAAAGTGGTTTGCATGGCTGGCGGGATAAGATGATGCCGGACGTGTGATGTCAAGGGGCAAAAATTTTTTAATTTCATGACACTTACGAATAAGTAACCTGCATATGGAGAGAATTTCTACTAGACGTAATCAGAAAACATCTGGCAGGAGGTTCGAAAAAATGCAGGGAAAAGTTGAAATATGTGGTGTGAATACGGCAAAGCTTCCTATCCTGAAAGAAGAGGAGAAGGAAGCTTTGTTTGCGCGTATTAAAGCGGGAGATGATGAGGCAAAAGAGGAATATATCAAAGGAAATTTAAGACTGGTTCTAAGTGTGATCAAACGATTTCATTCCAGTAATGAAAACCCCGATGACTTATTTCAGATTGGTTGTATCGGGCTGATTAAGGCAATCAATAATTTTAATACGGAGCTGGACGTCAAATTCAGTACTTATGCAGTGCCTATGATCATTGGAGAAATTCGGCGTTATATGCGGGATAACAGCAGTATACGAGTCAGCCGTTCCCTTCGTGATACCGCATACAAAGCAATTTATGCGAAAGAAAATTATGTGAAACAGAATATGCGAGAGCCTACAGTTCAGGAAATCGCACAGGAGATTGGAATAGCCAAGGAGGACATTGTCTATGCGCTAGATGCCATTCAGGCACCTATGAGCCTCCAGGAGCCAGTGTACAGTGACGGAGGCGACGCACTTTACGTGATGGACCAGATCAGCGATCACAAGAATAAAGAAGAAAAATGGGTCGAAAGCCTGTCGCTACAGGCAGCCATGGAACATTTAAACGAACGGGAAAGATACATTATTTCCCTTCGCTTTTTTGACGGGAGAACCCAGATGGAAGTGGCAAGAGATGTGGGAATCAGCCAGGCACAAGTAAGCCGCCTGGAAAAAAATGCACTTCGCATAATGAGGCAGTATTTGGTGGAAAGTTAAAAAGGGACAGGTGTGAGAAGCACTAAAGCCCGTAAAAACGTAGGTGGGGTTAAAAAAAGGGACAGGTTAAAGTCCAATTGGGGACGGGGTTTTTTTGAAAAAACCCCGTCCCCAATTGGTAATTGACATCTCCGACATCTCATACTATGATATTGGCATGGAGGATTTTTTGGCAATGATTAAGGCATGTATTTTTGATCTTGATGGTACGATTGGTAATACGTTGGATTCCATGGTCTATTCGGTTAACCTGACATTAAAAGAGATGAATCTTTCGGAGATTTCTAAAGAACAGTGTCGGGAGTTCGTAGGGAATGGTGCGAGGGTGTTGATGGAGAAGGCGCTGGATGCATCGGGGAATCCTGGTGCGACCAGAATTGAGGAAGGTATGCAGATCTATGGACGCATATTTGATGAGAATTGTACATATCATGTAACACCTTGCGAAGGCGTCCCGGAAATGCTGTATAAGTTAAAGAAACAGGGAGTGAAATTGGCGGTGCTGTCCAATAAACCTCATTGTCAGGCGGTGAAAGCGGTTCATGCAATTTATGGTGAGAAGTTGTTTGACTGGGTACAGGGACAGAAGGATGAAATTCCAAGAAAACCGGATCCGGCGGGAGTGTTTTATGTGGCGAAAAAGCTCGGTGTAGATTACAAGGAGTGTCTGTATGTAGGAGATTCTGAAGTAGATGTGGTGACTGGAAAGAATGCAGGAGTAAAAACTATCGCAGTGACGTGGGGATTTCGTACGAAAGAAGAGTTAATGATTGCCGGAGCCCAGTATATGATAGACAAGGCAGAGAAATTGCAGGAATATCTATAAAAAGGAGGTTAAGAGGTAATGAATGAGTTTGATGAGGAATGTCTGAACGTATTTCTTGAAAATCAATCACAACTTTTTGAGGAGGCAGTTGCAGAGACGCTGGAAGATGCAGAAGCATTTCTGGAGGACTGCATGGCAGTTGTTGTGGAAAACATTGATGAGGTAAAAGAATTCCTGGAAGAAGAAGGAATGGATATTCAGGGAATGTCTGATGAGGAATTGGAAGAAGCAGCAGAAGTGTTCCCGATTCCGGACGGAAGATATCTGATTGTGGAAGGTTAAAATCCGGTGCAGTAAAATGTCCGGAAAAGAGGTTGAAGCAGCACAGATAATAAGAAAACTACATAGAAGAGAAAAAGCCGTAACTATCTGGTGGTTACGGCTTTTTTTAGGGCATCATCAATGGCGTTGATGATGATTTGAGAGGTATATGGATTGTCGGAGGAATAAGAAATGTTTTCTAGCGATTGTGTCTGGCAGATCTGGTCTGCGATTTCTTCCATAGTCGGCTGGATCAACGGATACATGGTGGTGACGGTGTCGTCCAGGTTGGAAAATCGGATAGAGTTGATATGATTTTCGTCGACTGTGACTTCTACTTCCAGCTCTTTATCGCCCAAAGTAAGCTGTGATGTGTAGATGCCCGGTTGATAGGAAGTGCTTTTTGATGAGGAAGTTTCTTTGTTTTTCGGGTGGAACATAAATGTAAGCAGTGCCACCAGCAAAATGCCGAGACAGATGAACAGGACTGTATAAATAATTTCCTTCATGTGAAGTACAACGATTTTTGTTTTTGAACTCATAATAACCTCCTGTATTTGTTTTCTTAGGTTTTTGTTCTTTATAATGTATGAAAAAGGTTGGAAAATTATACAGCTTTTTTCGTGACAAAAGAATAGATATCCTGTAGAATGGGTAGAGATAAAGAGGTGGAAAATATGATAATTATAGCAGGACTTGGAAATCCGACAAAAGAATACGAAGGTACAAGACATAATGTAGGATTTCAGGTGATAGATAAAATCGCAGAAAAATATAATATTGCAGTGGACGCAAAAAAAGGGCGTGCCTATGTTGGAAAAGGAATCATCGAAGGTCAGAAGGTTCTTCTTGTTAAACCGCAGACTTATATGAATTTAAGTGGTGAGAGCATTCGCGAGTTGGTGGATTATTTTAAGGTAGATCCGAAAGAAGAGCTGCTTGTGATATATGATGATATCAGTCTGAACCCGGGGCAGATCCGGATTCGTAAAAAAGGAAGTGCCGGTGGACATAACGGAATTAAAAATATTATTGCCCAGCTTGGGACAGATACATTTCAAAGAATTAAAGTCGGAGTGGGAGAAAAGCCGAAAGGATATGATCTGGCTGCCTATGTTCTCGGACATTTTCATGGAGAGGATCTGGAACTTGTGGAAGAGGGATATGAAAAGGCAATTTCTGCCACAGAAGAGATATTAAAAGGTGAGATTGATGCGGCCATGAATGAGTATAACCGTAAAGTGAAGCCGAAGGAGGAGTAAAAGTGCAGGCGTTACTTAAGCC
The sequence above is drawn from the Dorea formicigenerans genome and encodes:
- a CDS encoding sigma-E processing peptidase SpoIIGA, encoding MHYELYIDLFFLINFLMDYFLLLMVGKMLKCRIRRLRIIAGAMVGAFLTCIFVVFLRGKIWRLVLFHGVMNMCLLKTGLGIKEKRTLIKAWILLYVSAFLLGGILNVFQPYVRGGAVFLILAFAGYHLCLGIWDLLAYFHKNMAGSCRARLYQNGRECEIYAIIDTGNRLRDSLTGRPVHVITGEIAQKLGCTDFSSKRVITYQSIGKENGTMPILMLDCLCCRCEKEEKWVEKPLVAVSERQKLSNVYDMILNPDDL
- the sigE gene encoding RNA polymerase sporulation sigma factor SigE, encoding MLMKAVMPKKFQLNVIPDFRTFLFPDGGEIHYIGGSDILPAPLEADDEARAIGYLGSAHDEEARKLLIEHNLRLVVYIAKKFDNTGIGVEDLISIGTIGLIKAINTFNPTKNIKLATYASRCIENEILMYLRRNNKTKLEVSIDEPLNVDWDGNELLLSDILGTEEDTIYKDLEQEAERKILIKALNLLSARERSIIQMRFGIGTVDGEEKTQKEVADLLGISQSYISRLEKKIMVRLRKEMVKYS
- a CDS encoding MBL fold metallo-hydrolase RNA specificity domain-containing protein, with amino-acid sequence MKLTFIGADHEVTGSCHLVEACGKNILVDCGMEQGPDLYENQEIPVASGDIDYILLTHAHIDHSGKIPMLCKQGFHGEIVTTFATSDLCNIMLRDSAHIQEFEAEWRNRKARRSGGPEYEPLYTMADADAAIKLLAPCDYDQRITLCDGIDIRFTDVGHLLGSAAIEMWITEGDISKKIVFSGDVGNLDQPIIKDPKKVTEADYILIESTYGDRVHGDVRPDYVGEFTRILKETFDRGGNVVVPSFAVGRTQELLYFIREIKEKNLLPDYPNFEVYVDSPLAIEATNVFNKNVKSCFDEDALAIIEKGINPLVFPGLKTTITSDESRMINFDTKPKVILSASGMCEAGRIRHHLKHNLWKKESTICFVGYQAVGTLGRKLIEGAECVKLFGETVEVNAKIESLKGISGHADRNGLLDWLSGFENTPQHVFVVHGEDQVTDTFAEAITEKFGWPAMAPYSGGCVDLATGEILSVGIKEPKKAVEKPAQIRKQNAFYRVVAAAKRLLDVVYKNEGLANKELMKFENQINNLADKWDR
- the sigG gene encoding RNA polymerase sporulation sigma factor SigG; translation: MQGKVEICGVNTAKLPILKEEEKEALFARIKAGDDEAKEEYIKGNLRLVLSVIKRFHSSNENPDDLFQIGCIGLIKAINNFNTELDVKFSTYAVPMIIGEIRRYMRDNSSIRVSRSLRDTAYKAIYAKENYVKQNMREPTVQEIAQEIGIAKEDIVYALDAIQAPMSLQEPVYSDGGDALYVMDQISDHKNKEEKWVESLSLQAAMEHLNERERYIISLRFFDGRTQMEVARDVGISQAQVSRLEKNALRIMRQYLVES
- a CDS encoding HAD family hydrolase; this translates as MIKACIFDLDGTIGNTLDSMVYSVNLTLKEMNLSEISKEQCREFVGNGARVLMEKALDASGNPGATRIEEGMQIYGRIFDENCTYHVTPCEGVPEMLYKLKKQGVKLAVLSNKPHCQAVKAVHAIYGEKLFDWVQGQKDEIPRKPDPAGVFYVAKKLGVDYKECLYVGDSEVDVVTGKNAGVKTIAVTWGFRTKEELMIAGAQYMIDKAEKLQEYL
- a CDS encoding FMN-binding protein, which codes for MSSKTKIVVLHMKEIIYTVLFICLGILLVALLTFMFHPKNKETSSSKSTSYQPGIYTSQLTLGDKELEVEVTVDENHINSIRFSNLDDTVTTMYPLIQPTMEEIADQICQTQSLENISYSSDNPYTSQIIINAIDDALKKAVTTR
- the pth gene encoding aminoacyl-tRNA hydrolase, whose amino-acid sequence is MIIIAGLGNPTKEYEGTRHNVGFQVIDKIAEKYNIAVDAKKGRAYVGKGIIEGQKVLLVKPQTYMNLSGESIRELVDYFKVDPKEELLVIYDDISLNPGQIRIRKKGSAGGHNGIKNIIAQLGTDTFQRIKVGVGEKPKGYDLAAYVLGHFHGEDLELVEEGYEKAISATEEILKGEIDAAMNEYNRKVKPKEE